A region from the Aegilops tauschii subsp. strangulata cultivar AL8/78 chromosome 5, Aet v6.0, whole genome shotgun sequence genome encodes:
- the LOC109736373 gene encoding uncharacterized protein, with protein sequence MDVERATATAAVYPLPHSFFGPRRPEPAAVGAPTRTLFEWPPRWQRPARRVPFSWRTYDHDPPVVAAAAPPYRNSGFSAVPASEKAIAGLPYREKGCSVCMEAFEEGEMLRGLECSHAFHEDCISVWLSVSHLCPLCRFALRTQRQEGEEERTGRE encoded by the coding sequence ATGGACGTGGAGCGCGCCACCGCCACAGCAGCGGTGTATCCACTGCCGCACTCATTTTTCGGCCCGAGGCGGCCGGAGCCCGCGGCCGTAGGTGCGCCAACACGCACCCTTTTCGAGTGGCCGCCGCGGTGGCAGAGGCCGGCCCGGCGTGTGCCGTTCAGTTGGCGGACGTACGATCATGATCCGCCGGTCGTCGCTGCAGCGGCGCCGCCCTACAGGAACAGCGGCTTTAGCGCCGTCCCGGCGTCGGAGAAGGCCATCGCTGGCCTACCCTACAGGGAGAAGGGCTGCTCCGTGTGCATGGAGGCCTTCGAGGAGGGGGAGATGCTCAGGGGATTGGAATGCTCCCACGCGTTCCACGAGGACTGCATCTCCGTGTGGCTCAGCGTCAGCCACCTCTGCCCGCTCTGCCGCTTCGCGCTGCGTACCCAACGCCAAGAGGGTGAGGAGGAACGTACGGGCCGCGAGTAG